In Lascolabacillus massiliensis, a single genomic region encodes these proteins:
- a CDS encoding MFS transporter yields MNTTTQNKNRIVPIIMMIALFGMIAFVTNLAAPMGLVLKQQFAVSNFLGLLGNLANFIAYAVMGIPGGILLQRVGYKKTALIAVAVGFIGVLVQFLSGHSPESLAFTIYLLGAFIAGFSMCLLNIVVNPMLNTLGGGGNKGNQLIQIGGSFNSLMATFTPAFVGILIGDAVSARISDVFPVMYIAMGVFAVVFFVLWSVNIPEPHITESKESMGSLMSGALKFKHFVLGAIAIFIYVGIEVGNPYIMLYWLEEMPSVGATIGGFVTGTYWFLMLIGRLVGASLGSKVSSKTMLSSLSIVGLVLVLAAIFSPTTNLVELPVLQRSAEGALSFGLAEVPINALFFVLVGLCTSIMWGSIFNLAVEGLGKYTPAAAGIFMTMVCGGGILPAIQGGIADAVGYISSYWLIIAALAYLLFYGLIGSKVNKRATE; encoded by the coding sequence ATGAACACTACTACTCAAAACAAGAATCGGATAGTGCCAATTATTATGATGATCGCACTTTTCGGAATGATCGCATTTGTGACCAATCTGGCCGCACCAATGGGATTAGTATTAAAACAACAGTTTGCTGTATCAAATTTCCTTGGACTATTAGGAAACCTTGCCAATTTCATTGCTTATGCAGTAATGGGTATACCGGGTGGTATTCTATTGCAACGTGTAGGTTATAAGAAAACTGCCCTTATTGCAGTTGCTGTAGGTTTCATAGGAGTATTAGTGCAATTCCTATCAGGACATTCACCTGAATCTTTAGCCTTTACTATTTATTTGCTTGGTGCATTTATTGCAGGTTTTTCTATGTGTTTATTAAACATCGTAGTAAACCCAATGTTGAATACATTAGGTGGTGGTGGTAACAAAGGAAATCAGCTGATTCAAATTGGTGGATCTTTCAACTCATTGATGGCTACTTTCACACCTGCTTTCGTAGGTATCCTTATTGGTGATGCTGTAAGTGCAAGAATCAGCGATGTATTCCCTGTTATGTATATTGCAATGGGCGTATTTGCAGTTGTATTCTTTGTATTATGGTCAGTAAATATTCCTGAACCACACATTACCGAATCAAAGGAATCAATGGGAAGTCTGATGTCAGGTGCCCTTAAATTCAAACATTTCGTATTAGGTGCAATAGCCATATTCATCTATGTTGGTATTGAGGTTGGTAACCCTTACATCATGTTGTACTGGCTTGAAGAGATGCCATCTGTAGGTGCCACTATCGGAGGATTTGTTACAGGTACATACTGGTTCCTTATGTTAATCGGCCGTTTGGTTGGAGCATCACTAGGAAGCAAGGTGTCAAGCAAGACTATGCTCAGCTCTCTCTCAATAGTGGGATTGGTACTGGTTCTGGCTGCTATCTTCTCACCAACAACCAACCTTGTTGAACTTCCTGTATTACAAAGATCTGCTGAAGGTGCTCTTTCATTTGGTTTGGCCGAAGTGCCTATCAATGCACTGTTCTTTGTATTGGTTGGTCTTTGTACTTCAATTATGTGGGGAAGTATATTCAATCTTGCAGTTGAAGGATTGGGTAAATATACACCGGCAGCTGCAGGTATTTTCATGACTATGGTTTGCGGTGGTGGTATTCTTCCTGCAATCCAGGGTGGCATTGCAGATGCTGTAGGATACATTTCTAGTTACTGGTTAATTATTGCTGCACTGGCTTATCTGTTATTCTACGGCCTAATAGGATCTAAAGTAAACAAAAGAGCAACAGAATAA
- the galK gene encoding galactokinase, translating to MTKEQVIKIFKEKFNNENPEVYTSPGRVNLIGEHTDYNGSFVFPGAIDKGMIAAIRFNGTDKIRAYAIDLDESSEFGLIEEDAPNEGWAKYLFGVCREIIKRGGTVKAFDTVFAGDVPLGAGMSSSAALESTYAFALNDLLNLGIDKFELARIGQSTEHNYVGVKCGIMDQFASIFGKEGHLIRLDTKSMEYEYFPFNPKGYKLVLLDTLVKHELASSAYNARRASCENTAATISKLHPEVKFLRDASMDMLNEVKDQISEEDYMRSKYVIEETQRVIDVSNALQQGDYETVGQKMYETHHGMSKLYDVSCEELDFLNDIAKEHGVTGSRVMGGGFGGCTINLVKDELYDSFIADAKKQFKEKYGHEPKVYDVVISDGARKL from the coding sequence ATGACAAAAGAACAAGTAATTAAGATATTCAAAGAGAAATTCAATAATGAAAACCCTGAAGTTTACACGTCCCCCGGACGTGTAAACTTAATTGGGGAACATACCGATTATAACGGAAGTTTTGTATTTCCGGGAGCTATCGACAAAGGTATGATAGCTGCCATCAGATTCAATGGTACAGATAAAATAAGAGCTTACGCAATTGATTTGGACGAAAGCTCAGAATTTGGTCTTATTGAGGAGGATGCTCCAAATGAAGGCTGGGCAAAGTATCTTTTTGGTGTATGCCGTGAGATAATAAAAAGAGGAGGCACAGTAAAAGCATTTGATACTGTTTTTGCAGGTGATGTTCCACTTGGAGCAGGTATGTCTTCATCAGCAGCACTGGAGAGTACATACGCATTCGCTCTTAACGATTTACTGAACCTGGGAATTGATAAATTTGAGCTTGCACGCATTGGTCAAAGCACCGAACACAATTATGTTGGTGTAAAGTGCGGTATTATGGATCAGTTTGCTTCAATCTTTGGAAAAGAGGGTCATCTTATTCGTTTAGACACCAAATCAATGGAATATGAATATTTCCCTTTTAATCCGAAAGGCTATAAACTAGTTCTGTTAGATACACTTGTTAAGCATGAGCTAGCATCTTCAGCATACAATGCACGTCGTGCATCATGCGAAAATACAGCTGCAACTATAAGCAAACTTCATCCGGAAGTTAAATTCCTTCGTGATGCATCAATGGACATGCTTAATGAAGTTAAAGATCAAATCTCGGAAGAAGATTACATGCGTTCTAAATATGTAATAGAGGAAACTCAACGTGTGATTGATGTAAGTAATGCACTTCAGCAGGGAGATTATGAAACCGTTGGTCAAAAGATGTATGAAACCCATCACGGTATGAGTAAACTCTATGATGTTAGCTGCGAAGAGCTCGATTTCCTTAACGATATTGCCAAAGAGCATGGCGTTACCGGTTCAAGAGTAATGGGTGGCGGCTTCGGCGGTTGCACAATTAACCTTGTAAAAGATGAGTTGTACGACTCATTTATTGCAGATGCAAAAAAACAATTTAAAGAAAAGTATGGTCATGAACCAAAAGTGTATGACGTTGTTATCAGCGACGGTGCACGCAAACTATAA
- a CDS encoding NUDIX hydrolase, translating to MLQTYYENNDKFLIAVDCIIFGFQDKELNVLLTRRPVEPLKNEWSLMGGFMENGESLDQAAEKILFRYTSHKDIYMEQVGAYGDVDRDSGGRVVSVAYYALVNSENFNTSLAKKYDAKWLSVSKLPKLVFDHNKMVEDAIKLLQYKASNQPIVFKFFDEKFTLTELQDLYEAIYQMQLDKRNFRKKLSNMNLLDKLDEKDKVNSRRGAYYYTFNKERYEKFIEEGNRFSL from the coding sequence ATGTTACAAACATACTACGAAAACAATGATAAATTCCTCATTGCAGTTGATTGTATTATTTTTGGATTTCAAGATAAAGAACTTAATGTATTATTAACCCGCAGACCTGTAGAACCCTTGAAAAACGAATGGTCACTGATGGGTGGGTTTATGGAAAATGGGGAAAGTCTTGATCAAGCTGCTGAAAAAATACTATTTCGTTATACAAGCCACAAAGATATATATATGGAACAGGTTGGTGCGTATGGTGATGTAGACCGTGATTCAGGTGGTAGAGTAGTCTCTGTTGCTTACTACGCTTTAGTCAATTCCGAAAATTTCAATACATCACTTGCAAAAAAGTATGATGCAAAATGGCTAAGTGTAAGTAAATTGCCAAAGCTTGTTTTTGATCATAACAAAATGGTAGAAGACGCTATAAAGCTTTTGCAATATAAAGCCTCAAATCAGCCGATTGTATTTAAATTTTTCGATGAAAAATTCACGCTTACTGAACTACAGGATCTATATGAAGCCATTTATCAAATGCAATTAGACAAACGCAATTTCAGGAAAAAGCTAAGCAACATGAATCTTCTCGACAAACTTGACGAGAAAGATAAAGTAAACTCCAGGAGGGGGGCATATTACTACACCTTCAATAAAGAGAGATACGAAAAATTTATAGAAGAGGGAAATCGATTCTCGCTATGA
- a CDS encoding SIMPL domain-containing protein: protein MKNWIVESIILAIALLAFGILLNRGINNFTDRDRVVTVKGLAEMEVPADKVIWPLMYKDLGNDLTTLYTNIQSKNRTIVDFLRSNGITDDEISIAPPEIIDMEAERYLNQAIQYRYNATSVITVTSNNVDQIRKLISEQTELLKQGVAITGGDYRYNTLYEFTGLNSIKPAMIEEATKNAREAAEKFALDSGSKLGKIRNASQGQFTITDRDANTPYIKNVRVVTTVNYYLKN from the coding sequence ATGAAAAACTGGATTGTAGAATCTATAATTTTAGCGATCGCACTATTGGCGTTTGGAATTTTATTAAACAGAGGTATTAACAACTTTACAGATCGCGACCGCGTTGTAACTGTAAAAGGACTTGCAGAGATGGAGGTGCCGGCAGATAAAGTTATCTGGCCTTTGATGTATAAAGATCTGGGAAATGATCTGACAACTCTTTATACAAATATTCAAAGTAAAAATAGAACTATTGTTGATTTCCTGAGGTCGAACGGTATTACAGATGATGAGATAAGCATAGCTCCACCTGAAATAATTGATATGGAGGCTGAACGTTACCTTAACCAGGCAATTCAGTACAGGTATAATGCAACCTCTGTGATAACTGTTACTTCTAATAATGTGGATCAGATTCGCAAACTAATTTCGGAGCAGACAGAATTGCTTAAACAGGGGGTTGCAATAACAGGTGGTGATTATAGATATAATACATTATATGAATTCACAGGCTTGAATAGTATCAAGCCCGCTATGATTGAAGAGGCAACTAAAAACGCGAGGGAGGCTGCAGAGAAATTTGCTCTTGACTCCGGAAGTAAGCTGGGTAAAATAAGAAATGCATCTCAGGGGCAGTTTACCATTACAGACCGAGATGCAAATACTCCATATATTAAAAACGTGAGAGTTGTGACTACTGTAAATTATTATTTAAAAAATTAA
- the carA gene encoding glutamine-hydrolyzing carbamoyl-phosphate synthase small subunit — protein sequence MHKLTPVRLILENGMVFQGKSFGAEKPTSGEVVFSTSMVGYPESLTDPSYKGQILSLTYPIIGNYGVPAKGETDGISDFFESVHIHASGLIIQDYTSEYSHWNGIESLGEWLKNENIPGICDVDTRKLTKILREEGSLLGKIVFDESHVSEKTKDASKAEVNISKDGFYNPDFTNLVAEVSCKEVIEYGDGVKKVVLVDCGVKLNILRELIKQGVKVIRVPWDYDFNTIDFDGVVISNGPGNPDHCIATVENIRKAMNSDKPIFGICMGNQLISKAAGAKIYKLKYGHRSHNQPVRRVGSNQCFITSQNHGYAVDDKGLGKEWEPWYVNLNDGTNEGIRHKSKPFYSVQFHPEANGGPNDTRYFFDEFVKLL from the coding sequence ATGCACAAATTAACACCGGTGCGATTGATCCTTGAAAACGGGATGGTCTTTCAAGGAAAATCGTTTGGGGCTGAAAAGCCGACATCGGGAGAGGTTGTTTTCAGTACTTCAATGGTAGGTTATCCCGAAAGCTTGACAGACCCCTCCTACAAAGGACAAATATTATCACTAACTTATCCAATAATCGGAAATTACGGAGTTCCAGCCAAAGGCGAAACAGACGGAATTTCCGATTTTTTTGAATCTGTACATATTCATGCTTCAGGGTTGATAATACAGGATTATACTTCTGAATACTCTCACTGGAACGGAATTGAAAGCCTTGGAGAATGGCTTAAGAATGAGAATATCCCGGGTATTTGCGATGTAGATACCCGTAAACTCACTAAAATACTTCGTGAAGAAGGCTCACTATTGGGAAAGATTGTTTTTGATGAGAGTCATGTTTCAGAAAAAACAAAAGATGCAAGCAAGGCAGAAGTCAACATAAGTAAAGATGGTTTTTACAATCCTGATTTTACAAATCTGGTTGCAGAAGTAAGCTGTAAAGAGGTAATTGAGTATGGGGATGGAGTAAAAAAGGTAGTACTTGTAGACTGCGGCGTCAAACTAAATATTCTGAGAGAACTTATTAAGCAGGGAGTAAAAGTGATACGTGTGCCCTGGGATTATGACTTCAATACAATAGATTTTGATGGTGTAGTGATTTCAAACGGTCCCGGCAACCCTGACCACTGTATAGCAACAGTTGAAAATATCCGCAAAGCGATGAATAGTGATAAACCAATATTCGGAATTTGCATGGGAAATCAGTTGATTTCTAAAGCAGCCGGAGCAAAAATATATAAGCTTAAATATGGACACAGAAGCCATAACCAACCGGTTAGAAGAGTAGGGAGTAATCAATGTTTCATTACATCCCAAAATCATGGGTATGCAGTAGATGATAAGGGTTTAGGCAAAGAGTGGGAACCATGGTATGTTAACCTGAATGATGGAACCAATGAGGGTATCAGGCACAAATCAAAACCATTTTACTCAGTACAATTTCATCCGGAAGCAAATGGAGGTCCAAATGATACACGCTATTTCTTTGACGAGTTTGTAAAATTATTGTGA